One genomic segment of Sorex araneus isolate mSorAra2 chromosome X, mSorAra2.pri, whole genome shotgun sequence includes these proteins:
- the FMO4 gene encoding dimethylaniline monooxygenase [N-oxide-forming] 4, which produces MVRRVAVIGAGVSGLSSIKCCLDEGLEPTCFERSKDFGGLWKFTDSSEDGMTRVYRSLVTNVCKEMSCYSDFPFHEDYPNFMSHEKFWNYLREFAEHFDLLKYIRFQTTVCSVTRCPDFTETGQWEVVTETEGKQDRAVFDAVMVCTGHYLSPHLPSFPGIHQFRGQVMHSQEYKTPEGFQGKCVLVVGLGNTGGDISVELGRSGAQVLLSTRTGTWVLGRDSHGGYPYNMMITRRYQNFLTQMLPPSILKRIQERQRSKRFNHEIYGLSITKGKKPKVIINDELPTCILCGVVAVKGGVREFGATSVVFEDGSEERVDAVIFATGYDFSFPFLEEPLQSLCAKKLFLHKFVFPVSLDRATLAIIGLIGLQGSILAGTELQARWVTRVFKGLCSIPPAPKLMAEATKKQQLIESGAIEDTSQDKLNFINYLDELATRIGAKPSLLLFLSDPRLAWHVFFGPCSPYQYRLRGPGKWAGARRAILTQWDRALKPLQTRRVLAAPGGHPFGVWGASLLLASLLLLCRSSPFMVLLREKLQERISLQRLRMW; this is translated from the exons ATGGTCCGGCGAGTGGCCGTGATAGGAGCGGGGGTGAGTGGCCTGTCCTCCATCAAATGCTGCCTGGATGAGGGCCTGGAGCCCACCTGCTTTGAGAGGAGCAAGGACTTCGGGGGACTCTGGAAGTTCACT GATAGCTCTGAAGATGGAATGACCAGGGTATACAGATCACTGGTGACTAACGTCTGCAAGGAAATGTCCTGCTACAGCGACTTCCCCTTCCACGAGGATTATCCCAACTTCATGAGCCACGAGAAATTCTGGAACTATCTTCGAGAATTTGCGGAACACTTTGACCTTCTGAAGTACATTCGTTTCCAG ACCACAGTCTGCAGCGTCACCAGGTGCCCAGACTTCACCGAAACCGGCCAGTGGGAAGTGGTGACAGAGACGGAGGGCAAGCAGGACAGAGCTGTCTTCGACGCGGTGATGGTGTGCACGGGACACTACCTGAGCCCTCACTTACCTTCCTTCCCGG GAATCCATCAGTTCAGAGGCCAGGtgatgcacagtcaggagtataAGACCCCAGAAGGCTTCCAGGGCAAATGCGTCCTGGTGGTCGGTCTGGGGAACACGGGAGGGGACATCTCTGTGGAACTCGGGCGGTCCGGAGCTCAG GTACTTCTCAGTACTAGAACTGGTACCTGGGTCCTTGGCCGAGATTCCCACGGGGGTTACCCGTATAATATGATGATTACGAGAAGATATCAGAACTTTCTTACTCAAATGCTGCCTCCGAGTATTCTAAAGCGgatccaagagagacagaggagtaaAAGATTTAACCATGAGATTTACGGCTTGAGTATTACCAAGGG GAAAAAACCCAAAGTCATCATCAACGACGAGCTTCCCACCTGCATCCTCTGCGGCGTGGTGGCCGTGAAAGGTGGCGTGAGGGAGTTTGGCGCCACGTCGGTGGTCTTCGAGGACGGCTCGGAGGAGCGCGTGGACGCCGTGATCTTCGCCACGGGCTACgacttctccttccccttcctggaGGAGCCGCTGCAAAGCCTCTGTGCCAAGAAGCTGTTTCTGCACAAGTTCGTCTTCCCCGTCAGCCTGGACAGAGCCACGCTGGCCATCATCGGCCTCATCGGTCTCCAAGGGTCCATCCTGGCCGGCACAGAGCTCCAGGCTCGATGGGTCACCAGGGTATTCAAAG GACTCTGCTCCATCCCCCCGGCCCCCAAACTTATGGCGGAGGCAACTAAGAAGCAGCAACTCATAGAAAG cggtgccattGAAGATACCTCCCAGGACAAGCTCAACTTTATCAACTACCTGGACGAGCTGGCCACCCGCATCGGCGCCAAGCCCAGCCTGCTTCTCTTCCTCAGTGACCCCCGGCTGGCCTGGCACGTTTTCTTTGGGCCCTGCAGCCCGTACCAGTACCGCCTCCGGGGCCCCGGCAAGTGGGCCGGCGCCCGACGAGCCATCCTCACGCAGTGGGACAGGGCCCTGAAGCCCCTGCAGACCCGCAGGGTCCTTGCTGCCCCCGGGGGGCACCCCTTCGGAGTCTGGGGTGCCTCCCTCCTGCTCGCCTCGCTCCTGCTGCTCTGCCGGTCCTCCCCCTTCATGGTGCTGCTGAGAGAGAAGCTGCAGGAGAGAATCTCCCTGCAGCGACTGAGGATGTGGTGA